The Vicingaceae bacterium genome contains the following window.
GGAAAATCGAATGGTTGGGAGATTTTTACGGTAAAAGCATGGCGATATCCTGATTTAATCGAAACATACGAAAAAGCTGTCAAAATTGCTCGTGAAGAACATGTCCCGGTTTTGGTGCATGTAGAAGATGTCACTCAACCCCAAGGCCATTCCACATCAGGATCACATGAACGGTATAAATCACCCGAACGATTAAAATGGGAGGAGGAATACTGTTGTATTCGCAAAATGAAAGAGTGGATCATCGAAACCGGTATTGCCACCGAAAAAGAAATTGAGACCATTGATCAAGAGGCCGCCAAATTTGTGAGAGAAGCTAAAAAAAGAGCTTGGGATGCCTATCAAAAACCAATCAAAGAAGAAAGAAAAAAAGTTGTTGCCATCCTTCAATCTCTTGCCAATGAAACTCCTCACAAAGAAGAAATTGTTTCAATAATCAATGAGTTAAATGGCATTCAGGAATTGATGTACAGAGACGTGATGTCTTCCGCTCGTAAGTCGTTTTTAATTACAAGAGATCAAGATAGCCCTTCCAGAAAAGCTTTAAAACAATGGATAGATTATTTAAAAGATGTTGCACATGATAAATATTCGTCTCATTTGTATAGCGAAGCCGATACTTCACCCTTAAAAATAAACCATATAAAGCCCGAATATGCACCCGATCCGGAAATGATAGATGGAAGAGTGGTGTTGAAAGAAAATTTTGATGAAATTTTAGCCAACGACCCAAGGGTATTGATTTTCGGTGAAGATTCGGGTCGTTTGGGGGGGGTTAATCAAGCGCTTGAGGGGCTTCAACAAAAATACGGAGAAATTCGGGTGGCAGACACCGGTATTAGAGAAGCTACCATTCTTGGTCAAGGAATAGGATTGGCCATGAGAGGTTTGAGGCCTATAGCCGAGATTCAATATCTGGATTACCTTTTGTATGCATTGCAAATAATGTCGGATGACCTAGCCACTGTCAGGTGGAGAACCAAAGGAGGGCAAATGGCTCCGGTGATCATACGCACCAGAGGACATCGATTGGAAGGCATTTGGCACAGTGGTTCACCAATGGGTATGATTATCAACGGCATCAGGGGCATTCATGTATGTGTACCAAGAAATATGACCGAGGCAGCAGGATTTTACAATACTTTGTTAAAAGGTGATGACCCGGGGCTCATTATTGAACCATTAAATGGATACAGAATAAAAGAACCACGACCGCTTAACCCGGGTAAATATACAACACCTTTGGGAGTTCCGGAGATTCTTAAAAAAGGTACAGATCTAACAATTGTTACATACGGATCTACAACCAACATCGTACTACAGGCTGCCCGGGAATTGGAGAAATATTCAATAAACGCCGAAATCATAGACATCCGTACATTATTGCCATTTGATATTCATCACATAATCGTTGAATCTTTGAAAAAAACCAACCGTTTGTTGATAGTAGATGAAGATGTGCCCGGGGGCGCGTCGGGATTTATTATGAAAAAGATTCTCGAAGATCAAAAAGGTTATTATTATTTGGATTCTGAACCAAAAACATTGACAGGAAAAGAACATCGCCCGGCATATGCCTCAGATGGAGATTATTTCAGCAAACCATCATTTGATGATATAGTTGAAGCTGCATACAACATTATGCACGAAGCGAATCCAAAGAAATATCCAATTTAAAGACATCTGAAATTTCCTGTAAATTTTCACAACCTCTAACGGAACATAATTTACATTATGTTAAATAGGGAATTAAATTTCATTTTTTTATTGGAAAACTCCCCGTGATACGTCAGTGTGAATCCGTATCCTCTGTTGTTTTAAAAAAAATCACACCACGGTGAGCACGGAGAAACATAGAGAAAATAAAAAAAACTCTGTGTCTCGTGATTGAATTTCAGAATATCAATTTATTGAAGATCTAAAATATGAATTTTTTTTAGTGGTCTAAATTTCTTTTACATGAAAATTTTGCATTTCTATTTCATCTTTTACATCTATTCTATATCTCTATATCTTTTTTTCCGAATTTTTACATTTTCCTGATTTCTGTCACGCTTTTTAAGTCCCCTGTCTACTACAAATGCACAATTCTTATATGTATCAATGCTATTTGCACGGAAGACAAGGATTTTAGCAATTGAGAAGTCAAGACCTCACCCCATACCCCTCTCCTTACCAAGGAGAGGGGCGCCCGTAAGGGCGGGGTGAGGTTTTCAATTCTCCGGCAAATAGATTTTTGAGCAATTACAAATAATAGAAACGCAATATACTGGGAATGCAAGGATTTTAGTAATTGAAAAGTGAAAAAAGACCTCTCCCCAAGCCCCTCTCCTTGTCAAGGAGAGGGTACCCAAAAGGCGGAATGAGGTTTTCAAATCACCGACATTTACATTATGATGCAAATATGGGTCGATAAAAACGCAGAAAACTCTAAAATCAATGATAAAAAGAATTGAGAAAATCAAAAAACAATATAAAAGTGTCAAAGACAAGAAACTTCCGTGTCTTTTTGTGTTCTCTGCGGTTTTGAATAATGAAAATTAATTTTGGTTCAAAAAATACCTTACAAGAACTTTCTTTGATAAGCTTGAAATGTATTCAACATCAATGCAGCGATAGTCATAGGCCCCACACCACCGGGAACCGGTGTAATCGCTTCACATTTATGTTTTACTTTCTCAAAATTAACATCCCCACATAAACGAAAACCGCTTTTTTTTGATGAATCCTCCACTCTGTGAATACCCACATCGATGACAATCGATCCTTGCTTTATATACGAATCGTCAATCATTAGGGGTCTTCCCACAGCAGCAATCAAAATATCGGCTTGTTGTGTGATGTGCTTGACATCTTGTGATTTGCTGTGAATCAATGTAACCGTAGCATCCACACCGGGTCTGGATAATAAAATACTTAACGGTGTTCCCACTATATTGCTCCTTCCCATCACTACACAATGTTTCCCTTTCGTTTCTATTGCATTTCTTTTCAATAATTCAAGGATTCCCATCGGAGTTGCCGGAATAAATGAGGGTTGCGAAAGGACCATCTTTCCGATGTTGATCGGGTGAAAACCATCAACGTCTTTTGAAGGATCAATGGCCGAAATAACTTTTTGTTCGTTTATTTGTACGGGCAACGGCAATTGAACGATAAAACCATCGATATTTTCGTCGTTATTCAGTTCTTCAATCTTTGAAAGCAATTGCTCCTCTTCTACTGTCTCGTTTAATTCTACCAACCAAGAAAAAAAACCAATTTTATCGCAAGTTTTCATTTTTGCATTGACATAAGTTCTGCTCGCCGGATGATTACCAATCAACACAGCCGCAAGTCCCGGACGACGTAGACCCATGGCTACAGAACGTTCTACTTTTTGTTTTAATTCATGATATATTCTCTCAGCCGTTGCTTTTCCGTCAATTAATTTCATGCATCTGATTCATTAAAATGGTTTTCTGCCTCTCATTTTGGCCGCATTTTTCATCATATTGGCCAAATTTTGCTTATTGCCAAACATTTTCATCATTTTGGCAGTTTCTTCAAATTGTTTGATGAGTTTGTTCACTTCTTCGATACTACGTCCACTCCCTTTGGCTATACGTTGTTTTCTTGAATGATTGAGTATTTTAGGATTGCTCCTTTCTTCCGGTGTCATAGACAGAATGATGGCTTCAATGGGCTTAAACGCATCATCGCTGATATCCATATTTTTCAATGCTTTTCCTGCTCCGGGAATCATGCTTACCAGCTCTTTGATGCTACCCATTTTTTGTATTTGTTGCAGTTGTTCCAAAAAGTCATTAAAATCAAATTGGTTTTTAGCAATTTTCTTTTGAAGTTTCCGGGCTTTTTCTTCATCAAACTGTTGTTGTGCACGTTCAACCAAAGAAACCACATCCCCCATGCCCAGAATCCTGTCAGCCATTCTTTGAGGGTAAAACACATCGATTGCCTCGGGTTTTTCGCCGGTTCCTATAAATTTTATCGGTTTATCCACCACTGCCTTAATCGAAAGGGCCGCCCCTCCCCTTGCATCTCCATCCAGTTTTGTTAAAACAACACCATCAAAATCTATTCTGTCGTTAAATGCCTTCGCTGTATTCACTGCATCCTGACCGGTCATGGCATCCACCACAAACAAAGTTTCGGAAGGGTTGACACTTTTTTTGAGATTTTCTATTTCCTGCATCATTTCCTCATCTACAGACAAACGTCCTGCCGTGTCTATCAACACCGTATCGTACCCTTCCTTGCGTGCATGGGCAATGGCATTTTTTGCAATACTAATCACATCCTTGTTGTCGCGTTCGGAATATACCGGAATCTGCAGTTGATCACCCAAAATATGCAATTGGTCAATGGCAGCCGGGCGATATACATCACATGCGACCATCAGTGGATTGCGTTTCTTTTTTTCTTTGAGATATTTTGCAAGCTTGGCCGTAAAGGTGGTTTTACCGGATCCTTGCAATCCCGACATCAATATCACGGCTGGATTGCCTTTGAGATTTAACTCGCTGTGGGTGTTGCCCATCAAATTGACCAGCTCGTCATGAGTGATTTTGATCAAAAGTTGACCGGGCGAGATGGCATTGATCACATCCTGTCCCAATGCCTTTTGTTTGACTTTATCGGTAAATTCTTTTGCTACTTTATAACTCACATCGGCATCGAGCAAAGCACGTCTTATTTCTTTGACCGTTTCGGCAACATTTATTTCGGTAACCTTGCCTTGTCCTTTCAATACCTTAATGGCACGATCCAATCTTTCAGTAAGATTCTCAAACATATGATTCAGAATTTTTGCAAAAATAAGGAATATAATTAAAAGCAGAATTTTTCAGAAGTAATGGCAATCCTACTAAATAAATACTAGTCATAGATAAAATCCATTGTTGGACATTATTTATCACATCCAATGGTCAATAATTTTGACGAACAGATATTTTAAACCTTAGATAATTGAACATTTTCGAAAATAATTCTTTGAAATTTGGAAAAAGATTAAAAAAATATAACAATTCATTTAAAGATTGAATCTACGGTCTGTATTCAGGATTGTTGATAAAATCAGGGTCGCTGAGGGTTAGTAAAAAAGCTTTAAGAGCAGCTTTGTCCTGAGGGGTGAGTTGCACACCTCCCTGATCAACTTTTTTCATCAAGGGATCGATTGTTGGAGACCATTTTAATCCTTCGCTGTAGTGATTGATCACTTCATCCAATGTCTTAAACCTACCGTCGTGCATATATGGGGCCGTATAAGCAAGATTTCTCAAAGACGGTGTTTTAAATTTTCCCATGTCGGCCGGATTGCCGGTTACTGCAGCCAGTCCGGGATCGGTTATGACCGAATCCAATCCGTTGTTGTGAAAATCATTATCGGTCCATAATAAACCACCCGGAGTGCCATGACAATGAAAACAATCACCCCGTGTTTCGTCCATATACACGTTAAATCCTTGCAATTCAAGAGGAGTCAACATTTCCAAACCCATCAGGTATCTGTCGAACTTGCTGTTGGCCGAAATCAGAATTCGTTCAAATTGGGCAATGGCTTTGACCACATGCATAGAATCAATGTTGCTCGTACCAAATGCTTTTTTGAACATTTTCACATATTCCGGTTGGGATTTGAGGTAATTTACTACATTTTCCCAAGTATTGTGCATTTCTATGGGATTTCTTATCGGCTCAAGAGCTTGTTGTTCGAGACCATTAGCCCGACCATCCCAAAAAAATTTACTATTGAAGTTCCATAATGCATTAAAAATCGGCATAGCGTTTCTCGTGCCTTTGATTCCGTCTATTCCGGTGCTGAATCTTGCACTATCGGTAAAGGCGAACCCGGGCATATGGCACGATGCACAAGATTGAGTACCATTTGCCGATAAGCCGGGATCGTAAAACAATTTTTTTCCTAATGCAACTCCCTCAACTGTCAACGGATTATCTTCCGGAATATGTGGTTCGGGTAGATATTGGGCAAACAATGGAGGGATATTCAATGGATAAGGTGTAGGATGAAAAGCAGTGTCATAAATACAACTACCGTTGTCCAATTCGGCTTTTGGGTTATAATTCTCTGCTTCGGGATCGGTACATCCATAATCCTTACGGCAAGAAATATAAAGAAGCATGAAATAAAACAATATTATCCCAAAAACATATTTTTTCATTATTTCTTAATTTAAAAAAAGGCGGCAAACACTGCCGCCTTTTCCTATTAATCTATTAGTCCAAACTAAATACGGTACGTCCATTTAAATTCATTGTTTTTTGTGCGTTATAATTTGGCATCATCATGGTGTATAGAGTGTCAAGGTTCCAGGTAACCGGATTTTCAAACCATTGTTCGATGTTTACATCAATATTGAATGACTTGTTGGTGTTGATGGTGAAAGGTTGGTTGAATTTTACCAGAAACCAATTGGGTTCGAATATTGTGTCGTTTCCGGTAATTTTGCGTGCAGTACCCATATGATAAGCAAATCCTTTGATGTTGTTGTTTTGGTCTTTAAAGTTTCCTTCAAATTTCAGGAAATGATATCCCCCACCCAATGATTCGGGCCAATTCCAATTTTGGGCATTTAAGTCACTGTAGGCATTTGAAATATTGTCCTGATTGTCTAAACCAAAGACGAAAGCCATTCCGGTGTAATTACCTGCAGGTACTTTTTGCGAAGGACTGTAGCTTGGATGCATATTCATTTTGGCATCTACAAACAAATAACCATTGAATACGATGCTGTCTCCATTGTCTTTATACAAACGGAAATCAGAAACGATATACTGATATTTTGTCACGCTGTGGTTGTTGCCGGCAGCATTGACATATTGCATGGTATCAAACTCCACATGGTCTCCATTGTATAGATGATGGAAATTGAAATAAACCGAATACTCTTGAGGAGTATTATTATTGTTGTTGTTTGCCGGCGGATAAACACAGGATCCGTCATCCTTTTTAGCTTTGCTGTCATAATTGGATGCTTTAGGATCGGTACATCCTTTCTTACGGCAAGATGTATTGGTTGAAGCTATCACTAATACAGATAGCAACCAAATTGCTTTCATGAAATTCGTTGTTTTCATAATTGTAATTTTTTTTAATTTTAATGGTTTTTAAATAAAAAATTTTTAAAATTTAAAACTAAGAACGGATAAAATATTGCCAGGTCACATTGACCCGCATGGATAAGGGTGCTTGTTTGCCTTGATAATTTTGATGCACAGGAAAAAATGCCTGTAACATCAACCCATTGTTTTTTAGTAAAACAAACAAACTGCTGTGCAAAAACCAAACATTGCGACCGGTATGCAAGACCTCTGTTTTTTTTAAGTGATCGCTTTTTTGGGTCTCATGGCTTATACCCAACAATGTTCTGAATAAAGTTGTCCCGGCATTGAAATTTCTCATAACACCGGCTTGTAAGAAGTAATAATTTCCGAAGCGGTAATGGTCTT
Protein-coding sequences here:
- a CDS encoding transketolase; amino-acid sequence: MSEETLKEKKLTKEEVRQEILNDYRLARISREASILGRKEVLTGKAKFGIFGDGKEVPQIAMAKFFEKGDFRSGYYRDQTFMMAIGELTVEQFFAQLYAHTDVDAEPASAGRSMNGHFATRFIDENGHWKNLTEMKNSSADVSPTASQMPRLLGLAQASKVYKHVKELHHLTQFSRQGREVAFGTIGDASTSEGLFWETINAAGVLQVPMIVSVWDDGHGISVPKKYQTTKESISEVMQGFRREKGKSNGWEIFTVKAWRYPDLIETYEKAVKIAREEHVPVLVHVEDVTQPQGHSTSGSHERYKSPERLKWEEEYCCIRKMKEWIIETGIATEKEIETIDQEAAKFVREAKKRAWDAYQKPIKEERKKVVAILQSLANETPHKEEIVSIINELNGIQELMYRDVMSSARKSFLITRDQDSPSRKALKQWIDYLKDVAHDKYSSHLYSEADTSPLKINHIKPEYAPDPEMIDGRVVLKENFDEILANDPRVLIFGEDSGRLGGVNQALEGLQQKYGEIRVADTGIREATILGQGIGLAMRGLRPIAEIQYLDYLLYALQIMSDDLATVRWRTKGGQMAPVIIRTRGHRLEGIWHSGSPMGMIINGIRGIHVCVPRNMTEAAGFYNTLLKGDDPGLIIEPLNGYRIKEPRPLNPGKYTTPLGVPEILKKGTDLTIVTYGSTTNIVLQAARELEKYSINAEIIDIRTLLPFDIHHIIVESLKKTNRLLIVDEDVPGGASGFIMKKILEDQKGYYYLDSEPKTLTGKEHRPAYASDGDYFSKPSFDDIVEAAYNIMHEANPKKYPI
- the folD gene encoding bifunctional protein FolD, giving the protein MKLIDGKATAERIYHELKQKVERSVAMGLRRPGLAAVLIGNHPASRTYVNAKMKTCDKIGFFSWLVELNETVEEEQLLSKIEELNNDENIDGFIVQLPLPVQINEQKVISAIDPSKDVDGFHPINIGKMVLSQPSFIPATPMGILELLKRNAIETKGKHCVVMGRSNIVGTPLSILLSRPGVDATVTLIHSKSQDVKHITQQADILIAAVGRPLMIDDSYIKQGSIVIDVGIHRVEDSSKKSGFRLCGDVNFEKVKHKCEAITPVPGGVGPMTIAALMLNTFQAYQRKFL
- the ffh gene encoding signal recognition particle protein; this encodes MFENLTERLDRAIKVLKGQGKVTEINVAETVKEIRRALLDADVSYKVAKEFTDKVKQKALGQDVINAISPGQLLIKITHDELVNLMGNTHSELNLKGNPAVILMSGLQGSGKTTFTAKLAKYLKEKKKRNPLMVACDVYRPAAIDQLHILGDQLQIPVYSERDNKDVISIAKNAIAHARKEGYDTVLIDTAGRLSVDEEMMQEIENLKKSVNPSETLFVVDAMTGQDAVNTAKAFNDRIDFDGVVLTKLDGDARGGAALSIKAVVDKPIKFIGTGEKPEAIDVFYPQRMADRILGMGDVVSLVERAQQQFDEEKARKLQKKIAKNQFDFNDFLEQLQQIQKMGSIKELVSMIPGAGKALKNMDISDDAFKPIEAIILSMTPEERSNPKILNHSRKQRIAKGSGRSIEEVNKLIKQFEETAKMMKMFGNKQNLANMMKNAAKMRGRKPF
- a CDS encoding cytochrome-c peroxidase, which gives rise to MKKYVFGIILFYFMLLYISCRKDYGCTDPEAENYNPKAELDNGSCIYDTAFHPTPYPLNIPPLFAQYLPEPHIPEDNPLTVEGVALGKKLFYDPGLSANGTQSCASCHMPGFAFTDSARFSTGIDGIKGTRNAMPIFNALWNFNSKFFWDGRANGLEQQALEPIRNPIEMHNTWENVVNYLKSQPEYVKMFKKAFGTSNIDSMHVVKAIAQFERILISANSKFDRYLMGLEMLTPLELQGFNVYMDETRGDCFHCHGTPGGLLWTDNDFHNNGLDSVITDPGLAAVTGNPADMGKFKTPSLRNLAYTAPYMHDGRFKTLDEVINHYSEGLKWSPTIDPLMKKVDQGGVQLTPQDKAALKAFLLTLSDPDFINNPEYRP